The genomic region CAGGTACACGCGGCGGCGGGCGGCCTGCTCCACTAGCGCGTCGAGGTCGTAGGCGCGGTTTTGGCGGGTGTCGTAGCGGCCGGCGGGGCCGTCAGCGCCTTCAGGGCTGAACTGGCCGGGCATCAGCATCAGGCGGGCGAAGTTGCCACCGTTGTCGGCTATTTTGCGGATACCGTCGCGCACATCCTGGTACGGCAGGCGGGTGTAGCGCTCCTCCACGCCGTTGTTGACCACGTTCATGCCCAGCGGAAAAAACACGCGGCCATCGGTAAAAGCGAAGTTGCGGCCGTTGGGGTGCACCCGCACGAAGCCGGGGTTGTCGGTAGCGGCCACCGTGAAGTAGGTGGGCGCACTCACGGTGCTGGAATCGTGGTGGCGCACCAGCAGGCGGTAGCTCCAGCGGCCGGCTTCGGGTGGCGCAAACCGGATGCGCCAGGGCAGGCGCGTGGGCACGGGCACGAGGTAACGCGGGTCTTCGGGGCAGGTGGTGCAGTAGGTGCAGGTGTCGGTGGCACTCTGGCGCGGAAACGGGGCGCAGGTGGTGCAGCGCCGGAAGTCCTGGTACCAGAAGCCCACCGCCCGGTGCACCACGCCGCTGGGGCTGGTAAACTCGGCGCCCACCGTTATTTCGGCGGGGTCGTAGGGATTCTGCACCGGGGCCGTGGCCAGGGCCAGGCCCAGCTCCAGCTTCTGCAGCCGCGCCGGCGGCACCACGCCCACGCGGCGGTGCTCGGTGATGCGCAGGGCCCAGGCCGGGCCGCTAGCCAGCCCGCTCAACAGCACACCCAGGATAAAATGTAGCAGTAGCTTCATAGGCACGGGCGGCCACCGTAAGTTTGGGGCCGCTAGCAAAGCGGGAAGAAACGGGTTTTTCCGCGGTTTTGTAGTGTGCCGGCTGTGCTAATCCCTTTGCTTATGCGCTTCATTTTCCTGTTTTTCCTGCTTGCCACGCTGCTTCCGGCACCTCGGGCATGGGCCCAGAATCAGCAGCAGCCCGACACCACGCTCATCGTCTACAATACCCAGCTGACGGGCGCCTACAGCCGGGGCGGCGTGAACCGCACGCTGCTGTCTACCACCCAAAACCTCACATTCACGCGCGGCCAGCACTTTGGCTTACCCCTCACGGGCAGCTTCATCTTTGGCCGGCAGGATAAACGGCTGAAAGAGCGGGAGCTGCTGCTCAATGCCACACCCTACTACTATAAAGGCCGGTTCCGGGCCTACGCCCTCGGCGGGTTCGAGCAAAGCAACCTGCGCGGCATCACCAGCCGGACGCAGCTGGGCGCCGGCCCCGGCTGGGCCTTCTATTCCGATACGCTGGGCCGCGAAGTATCGGTCAGTAACCTCGTTATCCGGGAGCAAACCAACTTTCTAGATGGCCGCCGTCAGGTGACGGCCCGCAACTCGGCCCGCCTGAAAGTGGCCTGGTCGGTGCGGATCCTCACGCTAAACTCCACCACGTTCTACCAACCTTCGCTGGCTGATTTCGGCAACTACCGCTTCAGCAACCTCACCACCGCTGCCCTCAAGCTCACGCGCCAGCTGGCCGTCAGCCTCTCCTATAATTACTCCTTCGAAAGTGAATTCAGCGAGGGCCGGGTACCGGAAAACACCAACGTCACGGTAGGCCTGGCGTACAGCACGCGGAGGTAACCAATTAGAATCCGCTACTGCACTTGCACTATTATGAATTTAGCATTCTACAATCCAATTAATTGATATGCAGTTTTATACCCATTTTCTGGCAATTGCGCATTCCGTAGCGCGTAAAGGCCTTAGTGAAGTATCGAATACAGCTATGCTCGCCTTCCTGCCAACATACTTTGTAGCCACAGGACTGTTTTACGTCCTGCTTAACCTCTTGCCATCTGACAATTCCTACTACTTGGCAATAGTTGTCAATCTGCTAAACGCAGGGATTCTATCCCACTTGCTAAACAGATATATTAATTCCAAGATTATTATCATCAGGGCTTTAAGCAAAGGAAAACGGTATACCAAGCTCTCCTATTTCCTGATTTGGCTTGCTTGCTTCGGGCTTTTTATTGCTCTTCTTAATTTGTCTTAAATAGAAGCCCAATGCTGGGTTAAAGTACTCGCCACCAACATGAGAACAGCAACTACTCAACTTTTCTCATTCGCCTCTATTAAACCCTGGCCAGCCCCGCCACTCTAACCGGCCAACCGCTCGCTCTCCGCCCCGCCTAACCCCCTTCTTCTGCTTGGAAGACCAGGACATCCTCCGCAAGTTCGCAGACCCGGCCTCCCGCAACGTGGCCTTCAACCAGCTGGTGCGCAAGTACCAGACCAAGGTGTATTGGCACGTGCGCAAGATGGTTATCGACCACGACGACGCCGACGACCTCACCCAGGACGTGTTTGTGAAAGTGTGGAAGCACCTGGAGAACTTCCGGCAGGACGCCTCGCTCTACACCTGGATTTACCGCATTGCCACCAACGAGTGCCTGAACTTCCTGCAAAGCAAGCGCCGCAAGTTCTTTCTGCCCATCCATGATGTGGCGGCCGAACTCACGGCCAAAGTAGAGGCCGACCCCGGCCTGGCCGGCGACGAAATCGAGCTGCGCCTGCAGAAAGCCATCCTCACGCTCCCCGACAAGCAGCGCCTCGTGTTCAACCTGCGCTACTACGACGAAATGCCCTACGAGCAGATGGCCGAAGTCACCGGCACCAGCGTAGGCGCCCTGAAAGCCTCCTACCACCACGCCGCCAAGAAAATCGAAGCCTACATCACGAATGCTGAATGAGTTGGTGATTTGATTAGTTGTCAGTTTTTCGTTGTCAGTATCGATATCTACTAACAACGAAAAACTGACAACTACCAACTAACAACCCGATTAAACCTTACCGCCTGAGTTGCTTCTAAGTGCCATGAAAACTCCTTTTCGTCTGGACGACCATCCGCGCCGGCCGCAGCCGCTGGCACCGCCGCCGGACGGCTATTTCGATAAGCTACCGATGCGCGTGATGCAGCGCGTGGAGCCGCACGCCTTGGCCGCTGCTGGTCCGCTGGCCGTGCCGGGCTGGCTGGCGGCCCTCTCGGCGCCGCTGCGCACGGCCCTGGCTTCTACGGTGGTACTGGGCGGCTTCGCAGCCTCATTTCTGCTGAGTGGGCCCGGCGCGTTGCCCACCGCCTCGGCTTCCGGGACGCTGGCCAGCGTGCCGCGCACCGAGCTGGTAGAGTATCTGCTGGCCAACGAGCAGCGCATTACCCTCACCGACTTGGCCGAGCTGCCTGCCACGGCCCAGGCCCTGCCCGAAACCTACCTGCAGGCCTCCTCCGCCGAGTTGCAGGACCTGCTCGATGCCCAGCCCACCGACGAAACCTATCTATAAAAAGCCTTGTCTTCTTCCCCGACTTTTACCTCCATGAACTACCTCTTCCGCACGCTGCTGCTGCTGTGCCTGCTGGCTGCCGTGCCGGCCGTAGCCCAGAAAGGAGCCCGCCCGGGTGGCCGCCTGAGCCAGCTCGAAAATGCTAAAATCGCCTACCTCACCGAAAAGATTGCCCTCAACCAGGAGCAGGCCCAGCGTTTCTGGCCCGTCTACAACGAATTCACGCAGAAGCGCCGCGACCTGAACCGCCGCATGCGCCTGCTCCGCACCGACGAGCCCGACGGCCTTTCCGACGCCCAGATCAAGGACAACCTGACCCAGGCCTTGGCCTTGCGCCAGCAGGAAGTGAACCTGGAGAAGGAGTACTTCGACAAGTTCCAGAAGGTGCTCACCATCCGGCAGGTAGGCAAGCTGTTTGTGGCTGAGCGGCAGTTTACCCGCGACGTGCTCAAGCGCGTAGCCGACCGGCGCGGCGGCCTCCCCCCCGGCGGCGGCCCCGGCCTCGACGACTAACTTCTCCCACAAAAAAGGCTGCTTCGGCAGCCTTTTTTGTTGCCCGTTTGTTGCCTGCTACCTACCCGGGGCCGGCAGTTGGCCGCGGCCGGTGCCGTACCTTTGCCGTATGCTTACCACCCGCCAGCTTTTTCTGCGCCACCAGGCCCAAACCTCCGATTTTCCGCTGCTGCTGGAAATTGAGCGGGCCGAGGGCGTATACATGTACGGCCCCGACGGCCGCCGCTACCTCGACCTGATTTCCGGCATCGGCGTGAG from Hymenobacter canadensis harbors:
- a CDS encoding DUF481 domain-containing protein, encoding MRFIFLFFLLATLLPAPRAWAQNQQQPDTTLIVYNTQLTGAYSRGGVNRTLLSTTQNLTFTRGQHFGLPLTGSFIFGRQDKRLKERELLLNATPYYYKGRFRAYALGGFEQSNLRGITSRTQLGAGPGWAFYSDTLGREVSVSNLVIREQTNFLDGRRQVTARNSARLKVAWSVRILTLNSTTFYQPSLADFGNYRFSNLTTAALKLTRQLAVSLSYNYSFESEFSEGRVPENTNVTVGLAYSTRR
- a CDS encoding RNA polymerase sigma factor, whose protein sequence is MEDQDILRKFADPASRNVAFNQLVRKYQTKVYWHVRKMVIDHDDADDLTQDVFVKVWKHLENFRQDASLYTWIYRIATNECLNFLQSKRRKFFLPIHDVAAELTAKVEADPGLAGDEIELRLQKAILTLPDKQRLVFNLRYYDEMPYEQMAEVTGTSVGALKASYHHAAKKIEAYITNAE